GGTGGCAGCCGCAGCGCGCGCAACGTCAGTTCCAGCGCCGCGGTGCACGAGCTCACCGCGACGGCGTGGGCGGCGCCGACATAGTCGGCGAACTCGCGCTCGAACAGCTCAGTCTCCGGCCCCATCGTCACCCAGCCGGACGCCAGGACCCGCTGGGCGGCCCGACGCGCCTCGAGGGTGATCCGGGGTGCGGCGAAGGGTACAGCGCGCTGTTCCTCCGGCTGGTGTGCCGGACCAACACCGGCCTGGGCCACGCCGTTGAGAGATGGCTGAGCGTATTCGGCCCGCTCCTGCCGATGCCGCAACCGGTGGACTGTCATTTCTCGCTCCCCGGTTCTGACGCCTCGTGGGGATGACGGCGACCATTGCTGAAATGTCGTATATTTACGCTGTATACGTACACCCTGCCCTCAGAGGGGCCTAGAGTCAACAGAGGGGACGCAATCGACAAGCCGAGGAGAGCCATGGCCGGAAATCAGGCAAGGACCCGGAGGAATGCCGACGCCCTCACGCAGGCGCGCCGCGCCAGCGACCGCGGCCGTTACGGCCGCCTCAGCCGCGAGCGCGTCCTCGCCAGCGCCCTGGAGCTGGTCGACCGCGACGGCCTCTCCGCGCTGAGCATGCGCCGCCTCGGCGCGGAGCTCGGCGTCGAGGCGATGGCCCTCTACCGGTACGCGGCAGGCAAGGACGCCCTCCTCGACGGCCTGGTCGAGGCGCTCCACCTGGAGCTGGAGGAACGGCTGGCCGCCGACACCGCCGCCGTGGACGACTGGCGGGCCGAGCTGGGGCGGATCGCGCGGGCGACGTACGACGTCTGCCTCGCCCACCCGCAGGTCGTGCCCCTCCTCTCCACCCGCATGCTCGCCGTCCCCCTCGCCCGTCGACCGCTCGCGACCCTGCGGCACCACGAGCGCGTCATCGCCCTGCTGGAGGAGGCCGGGCTGGACGCGGACCGTTCCGCCACCGTGTTCCGCGCCTTCACCGCCTGGGTGCTGGGCTATGTCTCCGTCGAGCTCCAGGCCATGGTCGACAACCCCGAGGAGCCCGACCCCGCCTTCCGGCTCGGCCTGCACCACATGCCGCCCCAAGAACTGCCCCGGCTGCGCGCGACCGCCCCCGCCCTCGCCGAACCGGGGGGCCCGGAGGGGCTGGTGGCGGGGCTGGACGCACTGCTCGACCGTTTCACCGGAGACGCGTG
This DNA window, taken from Streptomyces sp. NBC_00663, encodes the following:
- a CDS encoding TetR/AcrR family transcriptional regulator, giving the protein MAGNQARTRRNADALTQARRASDRGRYGRLSRERVLASALELVDRDGLSALSMRRLGAELGVEAMALYRYAAGKDALLDGLVEALHLELEERLAADTAAVDDWRAELGRIARATYDVCLAHPQVVPLLSTRMLAVPLARRPLATLRHHERVIALLEEAGLDADRSATVFRAFTAWVLGYVSVELQAMVDNPEEPDPAFRLGLHHMPPQELPRLRATAPALAEPGGPEGLVAGLDALLDRFTGDA